A portion of the Planctomycetota bacterium genome contains these proteins:
- a CDS encoding calcium-binding protein — translation MSSQQRIALILPHKCLFGCICHASRSRKRCSLRHGGTHSDLIVGGGNDQLRGFGGDDRIYGRGGNDYIDGMGGDDRLEGNAGDDFIRGGRGDDLLTGGPSIDRLEGGSGDDSLFARNSLADILFGDSGTDTAEVDPGDLLQSIETTT, via the coding sequence TTGAGTTCGCAACAACGTATCGCCCTGATCCTTCCGCACAAGTGCCTGTTTGGGTGCATCTGTCATGCGAGCCGATCGAGAAAGCGTTGCTCCCTACGCCACGGCGGCACGCACTCCGATTTGATCGTCGGCGGCGGCAACGACCAGCTTCGCGGCTTCGGCGGCGACGATCGCATCTACGGCCGCGGAGGCAACGACTACATCGACGGCATGGGCGGCGACGACCGTCTCGAGGGCAACGCCGGCGACGACTTCATCCGCGGTGGCCGCGGCGACGACCTCCTCACCGGCGGCCCCAGCATCGACCGCCTCGAAGGCGGCTCAGGCGACGACTCTCTCTTCGCCAGGAACAGCCTCGCCGACATCCTCTTCGGCGACAGCGGCACCGACACCGCCGAAGTCGACCCTGGGGACCTGCTCCAGAGCATCGAGACAACGACGTGA
- a CDS encoding site-2 protease family protein produces the protein MLGKPINLPFKVFGVPVGFDWSFLIILPWFIYVMARNVLDVADMIGIDPVATGIGTGITPALIGTVAAGGLFLSVLIHEFGHVLTARAYGVRTRHVTLWLLGGVAALERMPRQRGAEAVIAIVGPLTSFAVAAVFAVLVWVTPVTALPAAYAVFTLLAFVNLVLAIFNCIPALPLDGGRVLRSLLALAVPHMKATRITAIVSKTLALGLVVLAIFGGQLWYLLIAGFIWLAVSAETRQSVAEQALRGLPIRAIMRPDVVAVPAEASLGALVSTMFQRRHSSFPVVDDAGELVGTIGLRDLGDEYDPNAPVRTVMRREVVTLPADQDCFRAFEVMGENGVGRLIVIDGGGRMVGIVGRSDLMRAMQIRALYPRPAQEPVVHRQPTL, from the coding sequence GTGCTCGGCAAGCCCATCAATCTGCCGTTCAAGGTCTTCGGCGTTCCCGTCGGGTTCGACTGGTCGTTCCTGATCATCCTGCCGTGGTTCATCTACGTCATGGCCCGCAATGTCCTCGACGTCGCGGACATGATCGGCATCGATCCGGTCGCGACGGGGATCGGTACCGGGATCACGCCGGCACTCATCGGCACCGTCGCGGCGGGCGGGCTTTTCCTCTCGGTGCTCATCCATGAGTTCGGACACGTCCTCACCGCTCGCGCCTATGGCGTGCGTACACGCCACGTCACGCTCTGGCTACTCGGCGGCGTGGCGGCACTGGAACGCATGCCGCGTCAACGCGGTGCCGAGGCCGTCATCGCGATCGTCGGTCCGCTCACCAGCTTCGCCGTCGCGGCCGTCTTCGCGGTGCTGGTCTGGGTCACGCCCGTCACCGCCCTGCCGGCGGCGTACGCGGTGTTCACGCTGTTGGCGTTCGTGAACCTGGTGCTTGCCATCTTCAACTGCATCCCTGCCCTGCCGCTTGATGGCGGGCGGGTGTTGCGTTCGCTGCTGGCCTTGGCCGTACCGCACATGAAGGCGACACGGATTACGGCCATCGTGAGCAAGACGCTGGCGCTGGGGCTGGTCGTACTGGCGATCTTCGGCGGACAGTTGTGGTACCTGCTCATCGCGGGGTTTATCTGGCTCGCAGTCAGTGCGGAGACGCGACAGTCGGTCGCGGAGCAGGCACTGCGCGGCTTACCGATCCGGGCGATCATGCGGCCTGACGTCGTCGCCGTCCCGGCCGAGGCTTCGCTGGGCGCGTTGGTCTCGACGATGTTCCAGCGTCGGCATTCGAGCTTTCCCGTCGTCGACGATGCCGGCGAATTGGTCGGCACCATCGGGCTGCGGGATTTGGGGGACGAATACGATCCGAACGCCCCGGTACGCACGGTGATGCGACGCGAGGTCGTCACCTTGCCGGCCGATCAGGACTGCTTCCGAGCGTTCGAGGTCATGGGCGAAAACGGGGTCGGCCGGCTGATCGTCATTGACGGTGGCGGACGGATGGTCGGCATCGTGGGTCGGTCCGACCTGATGCGGGCGATGCAAATCCGTGCGCTCTACCCCAGACCCGCCCAGGAACCTGTCGTGCACCGGCAACCGACCCTGTGA
- the miaA gene encoding tRNA (adenosine(37)-N6)-dimethylallyltransferase MiaA: MAGFSLHGVIGATGSGKSGLALRMAEAMGGEILAVDSMTVYHGMDIGTAKPTPAERERVPHHGLDLVEPSEAFTARRFVEYADRVVEDCRRRDVPLVAVGGTPLYWKSWLEGIFDGPSADAMLRAELDALPNEALMAELQRVDPPTAERLHVNDRRRLTRAVEVHRLTGTPISELQEQWATPTRRFDIELVGLRWERSVLNRRINARCKQMMADGWLEEVRALGPLGPTASEAVGYKLLTDHLAGKLPLDDAVEQIKIRTRQLAKRQMTWFRRFEGVAWCDGVNETTHA, encoded by the coding sequence GTGGCAGGCTTCTCGCTGCATGGCGTGATCGGTGCGACCGGCTCGGGCAAGAGCGGGCTGGCGCTGCGCATGGCCGAGGCGATGGGCGGGGAGATCCTGGCGGTCGATTCGATGACGGTGTACCACGGCATGGACATCGGTACGGCCAAGCCAACGCCGGCCGAGCGGGAGCGAGTGCCGCACCACGGGTTGGACCTGGTCGAGCCGAGCGAAGCGTTCACGGCCCGGCGGTTCGTGGAATACGCGGACAGGGTGGTCGAGGATTGCCGGCGGCGGGACGTGCCGCTGGTCGCGGTGGGCGGAACGCCGCTTTACTGGAAGAGCTGGCTGGAAGGCATCTTCGATGGCCCGAGCGCGGACGCGATGCTGCGGGCGGAGCTGGACGCCTTGCCGAACGAAGCGTTGATGGCCGAGCTGCAGCGCGTTGACCCGCCGACCGCTGAGCGATTGCACGTCAACGACCGCCGGCGTCTCACGCGGGCCGTCGAGGTTCACCGCCTGACCGGTACGCCCATCAGCGAGTTACAGGAACAATGGGCCACGCCGACGCGTCGGTTCGACATCGAACTCGTCGGCCTGCGTTGGGAGCGCTCGGTGCTCAACCGCCGCATCAACGCCCGCTGCAAGCAGATGATGGCCGACGGTTGGCTTGAGGAAGTGCGAGCCCTTGGTCCGCTCGGCCCGACCGCGTCCGAGGCCGTTGGCTACAAGCTGCTGACCGACCACCTCGCCGGCAAGCTCCCCCTCGACGACGCCGTCGAGCAGATCAAGATTCGCACCCGGCAGCTCGCGAAGCGTCAGATGACGTGGTTCCGCCGGTTTGAGGGTGTGGCATGGTGCGATGGCGTGAACGAAACAACCCACGCCTGA
- a CDS encoding Hsp20/alpha crystallin family protein: MALPTTVRRPQTNDPMSELQRDFDVMLNRLFGATPQTTTGRRSAPYPVDVREDADHLYFEAELPGFQKDEVNITLEDRTLEITAERDAEAENKVGDLLLNERRHTYFSRSFQLPPTIDESKVEAKLNDGVLHITLTKREESKPRKIAVS, encoded by the coding sequence ATGGCACTACCCACCACCGTTCGTCGCCCCCAGACCAACGACCCCATGAGCGAACTGCAGCGTGACTTCGACGTCATGCTCAATCGCCTCTTCGGGGCCACCCCGCAAACCACGACCGGCCGCCGCTCCGCCCCGTACCCCGTCGACGTTCGCGAGGACGCCGACCATCTCTACTTCGAGGCGGAACTGCCCGGTTTCCAAAAGGATGAGGTGAACATCACCCTCGAAGACCGCACCTTGGAGATCACCGCCGAGCGCGACGCCGAGGCCGAGAACAAGGTCGGCGACCTGCTCCTCAACGAGCGGCGTCACACCTACTTCAGCCGCAGCTTCCAGCTCCCGCCGACCATCGACGAAAGCAAGGTCGAAGCCAAGCTCAACGATGGCGTGCTGCACATCACGTTGACCAAGCGTGAGGAAAGCAAGCCCCGGAAGATCGCGGTGAGCTAA
- the queG gene encoding tRNA epoxyqueuosine(34) reductase QueG has translation MADPQQLAAEVKALARRVGFDKCGIADATPSAQSDTLRRWLDAGMHGEMEWIAKRFDEREDVRRYLQGARSVISVALSYHVELPPVPEGHGRIARYALGEDYHKHLKKRLHVVADGLRGLADCETKACVDTAPVLEREWAARAGIGWQGKNTCTIDPKLGSYLLLGEIITTAKLTPDASAVDRCGTCTRCLDACPTDAIYEPYKLDATRCISYLSIEHRGELPDPTLIDDWLFGCDICQEVCPWNRKALLSDDPAVQPKLPPSFDPAEVLAWDEPTYRDTLRGTAVKRVKLPMFRRNAAAVLVNTRP, from the coding sequence GTGGCTGATCCGCAACAACTCGCCGCGGAGGTCAAGGCGTTGGCCCGCCGGGTCGGCTTCGACAAGTGCGGCATCGCAGACGCAACGCCGTCGGCACAGTCCGACACGTTGCGGCGCTGGCTCGACGCCGGCATGCACGGGGAGATGGAGTGGATCGCCAAACGCTTCGATGAACGCGAAGACGTGCGACGGTATCTGCAGGGTGCGCGGTCGGTCATCAGCGTCGCGCTGAGCTACCACGTCGAACTGCCGCCGGTGCCGGAAGGGCACGGACGCATCGCCCGCTATGCCTTGGGCGAGGACTACCACAAGCATCTCAAAAAGCGGCTCCACGTGGTCGCTGACGGGCTGCGCGGATTGGCCGATTGCGAGACCAAGGCGTGTGTTGACACGGCCCCGGTGCTCGAGCGCGAGTGGGCCGCCCGGGCCGGGATCGGTTGGCAGGGCAAAAACACCTGCACCATCGATCCGAAGCTCGGCAGCTACCTCCTGCTCGGCGAGATCATCACCACTGCAAAGCTCACGCCGGACGCCTCGGCCGTCGACCGCTGTGGCACCTGTACGCGCTGTCTCGACGCCTGCCCGACCGATGCGATCTACGAGCCGTACAAACTCGACGCGACCCGCTGCATCAGCTACCTGTCCATCGAGCATCGCGGCGAACTGCCCGACCCCACGCTCATCGACGATTGGCTCTTCGGCTGCGACATCTGCCAGGAGGTCTGCCCGTGGAACCGCAAGGCGCTGCTCAGCGACGACCCGGCGGTGCAGCCGAAATTGCCGCCGAGCTTCGATCCGGCGGAGGTTCTTGCATGGGATGAACCGACCTACCGGGACACCCTGCGTGGCACGGCCGTCAAGCGTGTGAAGCTGCCGATGTTCCGGCGTAATGCGGCAGCCGTCCTCGTGAACACGCGGCCGTGA
- the moeB gene encoding molybdopterin-synthase adenylyltransferase MoeB gives MSVNQLPALNNEQVNRYKRHLILPEVGMDGQKKLLASKVLCIGAGGLGCPISLYLAAAGVGTIGLADVDVVSPSNLQRQILFGTDQVGQDKVAAASDRLGKLNPDVNVVKHKTLVSADNVMDLIAGYDVIIDGTDNFPTRYCVNDACVLAGKPNVYGSIFRFEGMVTVFDPTRENPLRPGEAGPCYRCLYPEPPDPGSVPSCAEGGVLGVLPGIIGTLQASEVIKLITGIGTPAIGKLLSFSALDLEFRTFKIRRDPDCPVCGDEPTIKEPQDYEQFCGVPILDPQSVAETKNEVRKATGEEVSSDNELDEQGLPHGYALDTQREIAPRDLKAKLDAGTPGEDFLFIDCRLPTEVAITTIDGSELIPLQQLDARFDDELDGKQDRETIVYCRSGQRSLQFVDFLKRQGFKNARSVAGGILLWNKDVNPGGVQY, from the coding sequence ATGTCCGTCAACCAACTCCCCGCGCTCAACAACGAGCAAGTCAATCGGTACAAACGTCACCTGATCCTGCCCGAAGTCGGCATGGACGGGCAGAAGAAGCTGCTGGCGTCGAAGGTGCTTTGCATCGGTGCCGGCGGGCTCGGGTGCCCGATCAGTCTGTACCTCGCAGCGGCGGGCGTCGGCACCATCGGGCTGGCCGATGTCGACGTCGTGAGCCCATCGAACCTGCAGCGACAAATCCTCTTCGGCACCGACCAGGTCGGCCAGGACAAGGTTGCTGCGGCGTCGGATCGACTCGGCAAGCTCAACCCCGACGTCAACGTCGTCAAGCACAAGACCCTCGTCAGTGCCGACAACGTGATGGACCTCATCGCCGGTTACGACGTCATCATCGACGGCACCGACAACTTCCCGACGCGTTACTGCGTCAACGATGCGTGTGTGCTGGCGGGCAAGCCGAACGTGTACGGGTCGATCTTCCGATTCGAGGGCATGGTCACGGTGTTCGACCCGACGCGGGAGAACCCGCTGCGTCCGGGCGAGGCGGGGCCATGCTATCGGTGCCTGTACCCCGAGCCGCCGGACCCGGGCAGCGTGCCGAGTTGTGCCGAGGGCGGCGTGCTGGGCGTGTTGCCGGGGATCATCGGCACGCTGCAGGCGTCCGAAGTCATCAAGCTCATCACCGGCATCGGCACCCCGGCGATCGGCAAACTGCTTTCGTTCAGCGCGCTCGACTTGGAGTTCCGCACGTTCAAGATCCGTCGCGACCCGGATTGTCCGGTGTGTGGCGACGAGCCGACGATTAAGGAGCCGCAGGATTACGAGCAGTTCTGCGGCGTCCCCATCCTCGACCCGCAATCCGTTGCCGAAACCAAGAACGAAGTCCGCAAAGCCACAGGAGAAGAAGTGAGCAGCGACAACGAACTCGACGAGCAAGGCCTCCCGCACGGCTACGCGTTGGACACGCAGCGCGAGATCGCCCCGCGTGATTTGAAGGCCAAGCTCGACGCGGGCACGCCCGGCGAGGACTTCCTCTTCATCGACTGCCGCCTGCCGACCGAGGTCGCCATCACCACGATCGACGGCAGCGAACTCATCCCGCTCCAACAACTCGACGCCCGTTTCGATGACGAACTCGACGGCAAGCAGGACCGCGAGACGATCGTCTATTGCCGCAGCGGCCAGCGGAGCTTGCAGTTCGTCGACTTCCTCAAACGCCAGGGCTTCAAGAACGCCCGCAGCGTCGCCGGCGGGATTCTGTTGTGGAACAAAGACGTGAACCCCGGCGGCGTGCAGTACTGA
- a CDS encoding UDP-N-acetylmuramoyl-L-alanyl-D-glutamate--2,6-diaminopimelate ligase, with translation MSRLPRHTAVTDDSRKVTPGTLFVARGGTVTDGTKFVADAIERGAVGVVSESPIRGLSVPSVVVDDAAQTLGELAHALHDDPSKSLAVLAITGTNGKTTTTYILRHILRQDDTKCGLIGTIEIDDGEQVTEADMTTPGAPELAKHLAAMRDNGCQAAVIEASSHALSQKRLTGCHIVGAAFLNLTGDHLDYHGTMDDYADAKALLFEMLGEQAAAAVNVDDPFSDRMLVGFTGFHAEFSPRGNDATWRATDVSVTASGTTFRMHSYDEAFAVRMPLIGRHNVENALAAAVLAEVVLNLEPRDIADALATATGAPGRLERVPTDKPFHVFVDYAHTDDALDNVLRALRPLCTRKLRIVFGCGGDRDKTKRPRMAAAAERTADALYVTSDNPRTEDPDAILADIVAGLERKPTLVDPDRRVAIRQAIADASDGDIVLIAGKGHENYQILGTEKTHFDDREEAHIALESPRL, from the coding sequence GTGTCAAGACTCCCCCGACATACCGCCGTCACCGACGACTCGCGCAAGGTCACGCCGGGCACGCTCTTCGTCGCCCGCGGCGGGACGGTGACCGACGGCACGAAGTTCGTGGCCGACGCGATCGAGCGCGGTGCCGTAGGCGTCGTGAGCGAGTCGCCGATCCGCGGGCTGAGCGTGCCGAGTGTGGTGGTAGATGACGCCGCACAGACGCTGGGCGAACTCGCCCACGCGCTGCACGATGATCCGAGCAAGTCTCTGGCCGTCCTCGCGATCACCGGCACCAATGGCAAGACAACCACAACCTACATTCTGCGGCACATTCTTCGACAAGACGATACGAAGTGCGGCCTCATTGGCACCATCGAGATCGACGATGGTGAACAAGTCACCGAAGCCGACATGACCACGCCCGGTGCACCGGAACTGGCAAAACATCTCGCCGCCATGCGAGACAACGGCTGTCAAGCTGCCGTCATCGAAGCGTCGTCTCATGCCCTGTCACAGAAACGTCTCACCGGTTGTCACATCGTTGGTGCGGCGTTTCTCAACCTCACCGGCGACCACCTCGACTACCATGGCACGATGGACGACTATGCCGATGCCAAGGCATTGCTATTTGAGATGCTCGGTGAGCAAGCCGCTGCCGCGGTGAACGTGGACGATCCATTTTCAGATCGCATGCTGGTCGGGTTCACTGGATTTCACGCGGAGTTCAGCCCTCGTGGCAATGACGCAACTTGGCGAGCCACCGACGTGAGCGTGACCGCAAGCGGTACGACGTTTCGCATGCATTCCTATGACGAAGCTTTCGCGGTACGGATGCCCCTGATCGGTCGGCACAATGTCGAGAACGCCCTCGCAGCGGCTGTTTTGGCGGAGGTCGTACTGAATCTCGAACCCCGCGACATCGCCGACGCCCTCGCCACCGCTACCGGCGCCCCCGGTCGGCTCGAACGGGTGCCGACCGACAAGCCCTTCCACGTCTTCGTCGACTACGCCCACACGGACGACGCGCTCGACAACGTGCTGCGTGCCTTGCGGCCGCTTTGCACGAGGAAGCTCCGCATCGTTTTCGGCTGCGGTGGCGATCGGGACAAGACCAAACGCCCACGCATGGCCGCCGCCGCCGAGCGGACCGCCGACGCGCTGTACGTCACCTCCGACAACCCGCGGACCGAAGACCCCGACGCGATCCTCGCGGACATCGTCGCCGGGCTGGAGCGCAAGCCGACGCTCGTCGACCCCGACCGCCGCGTCGCAATCCGCCAAGCCATCGCCGATGCGTCCGATGGCGACATCGTGCTCATCGCCGGCAAGGGCCACGAGAACTACCAGATCCTCGGCACCGAGAAGACCCACTTCGACGACCGCGAGGAAGCACACATCGCGCTCGAAAGCCCACGGCTTTAG
- the murF gene encoding UDP-N-acetylmuramoyl-tripeptide--D-alanyl-D-alanine ligase, whose translation MRPIPLRDLRGAVFGKVDAPLPASAPPIRCVCTDSRDIKPDSVFFAIPGDHFDGHDYVNDAFDKGAVVAIVDREITPPAGKFIIEVPDVRKALGRLASHVRDGMRATKIIAVAGSVGKTGTKHLVHAALGARLPGGMSPKSFNNDIGVPLTIFAAESHWQYLVLEMGTNHPGEIAHLSRTAKPDLAIITNAGEEHLEHLGSLDGVRHENAQVVVGMDAARGLLVINGDDPDLERAVDGWWKGRSLTFGNHRPDDDEGNDVEQADLFATDVEVGWDGTRFNLNGSRTKLHVPQLGAHVATNALAAVAVARRLGLGDQEIAAGLAKATGPEMRLQPTSMPVDGGVVKVLNDAYNANPPSVRAALATLAALPYDGRRVVALGDMFELGETGPGHHYAIGRLAAKTADVLVLVGNLMCQHAAEAAGTVEDCEVHTFPDVAAAKAELPTLLQPGDTLLVKGSRGMAMERVVKSE comes from the coding sequence ATGAGACCGATACCGCTTCGAGATTTGCGTGGGGCCGTGTTCGGCAAGGTGGACGCCCCGCTGCCGGCGAGTGCGCCGCCGATTCGTTGCGTCTGCACGGATAGCCGCGACATCAAACCCGACAGCGTCTTCTTCGCGATCCCCGGCGACCACTTCGACGGCCACGACTACGTCAACGACGCGTTCGACAAGGGCGCGGTCGTCGCCATCGTCGATCGGGAGATCACGCCGCCGGCGGGGAAGTTTATCATCGAAGTCCCCGACGTCCGCAAGGCCCTGGGCCGGCTCGCGAGCCATGTCCGCGATGGCATGCGGGCGACGAAGATCATCGCCGTCGCCGGCAGCGTCGGGAAGACGGGCACGAAGCACCTCGTGCATGCCGCGCTCGGCGCACGCCTGCCCGGGGGCATGTCGCCCAAGTCGTTCAACAACGACATCGGCGTGCCGCTGACGATCTTCGCCGCCGAGAGCCACTGGCAGTACCTCGTGCTGGAGATGGGCACGAACCACCCCGGCGAGATCGCCCACCTCTCGCGCACGGCCAAGCCGGACCTCGCGATCATCACCAACGCCGGTGAGGAGCACCTCGAACACCTCGGCAGCCTCGACGGCGTCCGCCACGAGAACGCGCAGGTCGTCGTCGGCATGGACGCGGCCCGCGGACTGCTCGTCATCAACGGCGACGACCCGGACCTCGAGCGGGCCGTCGACGGCTGGTGGAAGGGCCGATCGCTCACGTTCGGCAACCACCGCCCAGACGACGACGAAGGCAACGACGTCGAGCAGGCCGACTTGTTCGCCACCGATGTCGAGGTCGGCTGGGACGGCACGCGGTTCAATCTCAACGGCTCGCGCACCAAGCTGCACGTCCCGCAGCTCGGCGCCCACGTCGCGACTAACGCGCTGGCCGCCGTCGCCGTCGCGCGTCGGCTGGGTCTGGGTGATCAGGAGATCGCCGCCGGGCTGGCGAAAGCGACCGGGCCGGAGATGCGGCTGCAGCCGACGAGCATGCCCGTTGACGGCGGCGTGGTGAAAGTCCTCAACGACGCATACAACGCCAACCCGCCGAGCGTCCGCGCTGCGTTGGCCACCCTTGCCGCCCTGCCTTACGACGGCCGACGCGTCGTCGCACTGGGCGACATGTTCGAGCTCGGCGAGACCGGCCCCGGCCACCACTATGCCATCGGCCGACTCGCGGCCAAGACCGCCGACGTGCTCGTCCTCGTCGGTAATCTGATGTGCCAGCACGCCGCCGAGGCCGCCGGGACCGTTGAGGACTGCGAGGTACACACCTTCCCGGACGTTGCGGCCGCGAAGGCCGAGTTGCCGACACTCTTACAACCCGGCGACACGCTGCTGGTGAAGGGTTCTCGCGGGATGGCGATGGAGCGGGTGGTGAAATCCGAATGA
- the mraY gene encoding phospho-N-acetylmuramoyl-pentapeptide-transferase, with amino-acid sequence MLYLLIQANLDALTDAGFGFLRVFLFPTFQAAVAAALCFALSLAIGPLMIRWLRAKKIGDNPEFDNESLNTLMAAKRDTPTMGGLLIVGVIALTTLLLADLSNFYVQMALIALLWLGGIGAVDDYLKLTAKRRAAEGKVTRDGLRSKEKLLLQVGIAVLLAVFTWRYGKNIDEVRTLYVPFFKDFALPLASWVFVVIATLVIVGTSNAVNLTDGLDGLAAGTCGIVAFAFLVLAFIVGDAETAGALLFHHIPAASQMTVLAGAMIGACLGFLWFNCSPAQVFMGDTGSLALGGLIGYLAIVVRQELMLILIGGIFVAEALSVILQVNYFKLTRWKTGEGQRLFRMAPIHHHFQKLGWTETQVVVRFWLIAAMLAAMAVATVKLR; translated from the coding sequence ATGCTCTACCTCCTGATCCAAGCCAACCTCGACGCCCTCACCGACGCCGGCTTTGGATTCCTGCGCGTCTTCCTCTTCCCAACGTTCCAGGCGGCCGTCGCGGCGGCCCTTTGCTTTGCCCTCTCGCTCGCCATCGGCCCGTTGATGATCCGCTGGCTGCGGGCCAAGAAGATCGGCGACAACCCGGAGTTCGACAACGAGTCGCTCAACACGCTCATGGCCGCCAAGCGCGACACGCCGACGATGGGCGGGCTGCTCATCGTCGGCGTCATCGCGCTCACCACGCTGCTGCTCGCGGACCTGTCAAACTTCTACGTGCAAATGGCGTTGATCGCCCTGCTCTGGCTCGGCGGCATCGGGGCCGTCGACGACTACCTCAAGCTCACCGCCAAACGCCGCGCCGCCGAGGGGAAGGTCACCCGCGACGGGCTGCGGTCCAAGGAAAAGCTGCTCCTGCAGGTCGGCATCGCGGTGCTGCTCGCGGTTTTCACCTGGCGGTACGGCAAGAACATCGACGAGGTGCGGACGCTGTATGTGCCGTTTTTCAAGGACTTCGCGTTGCCGTTGGCGTCTTGGGTGTTCGTCGTGATCGCGACGCTGGTGATCGTGGGGACCAGCAACGCGGTGAACCTGACCGACGGGCTCGACGGACTTGCCGCGGGGACGTGCGGGATCGTGGCGTTCGCGTTTTTGGTGCTGGCGTTCATCGTCGGCGACGCCGAGACGGCCGGGGCGTTGCTCTTCCACCACATCCCCGCCGCGAGCCAGATGACCGTGCTGGCCGGGGCGATGATCGGGGCGTGCCTGGGCTTTCTCTGGTTCAACTGCAGCCCGGCCCAGGTGTTCATGGGCGACACCGGTAGCCTCGCCCTCGGCGGCCTCATCGGCTACCTCGCCATCGTCGTCCGACAGGAACTCATGCTCATCCTCATCGGCGGCATCTTCGTCGCCGAGGCGCTGAGCGTTATCCTGCAAGTGAACTACTTCAAGCTCACCCGCTGGAAGACCGGCGAAGGCCAACGCCTCTTCCGCATGGCCCCCATCCACCACCACTTCCAAAAACTCGGCTGGACCGAAACGCAGGTCGTTGTGAGATTCTGGCTCATCGCCGCGATGCTGGCGGCAATGGCGGTGGCGACGGTGAAACTGCGGTAG
- a CDS encoding protein kinase yields the protein MSASPTDKAAAAATIVPLIRNSGYKLLKTLGQGACGTTVLLEDPHLPLKFVAKRYTPYAESERQSLFENFKREIELLYRLHHPNVVRVFNHYLYPVQHSGIILMEHIDGLEISDYVKAEPASIADLFRQAVDGFTYLESRGVLHRDIREANLMVTAEGVLKIIDLGFGKAIESQSDFNKSISLNWWCEKPYDFTDSTYDFCTEAYFVGMLFEKLLSDAGTDTFEYSETLDSMKQRSRHGRIKSFAEAKQRIQAATMSDSAFSDEDKAAYRAFSSAARKHIASIEGGCKYNMDTSAVVKKIRQAYQAVMLEEEIPNCQDVMTALLNGQFRFFPQGFPVRALKDFVELAGRCDDHKRRVLLSNLYNALDTVQRTEPQPPPTDDSDIPF from the coding sequence ATGTCTGCATCACCGACTGACAAAGCAGCCGCAGCGGCAACGATAGTCCCGTTGATTCGGAATTCGGGCTACAAGCTGCTCAAAACCCTCGGTCAAGGAGCGTGCGGGACTACCGTCTTACTTGAAGATCCACATCTCCCGCTCAAATTTGTAGCGAAGCGATACACCCCGTATGCCGAAAGCGAGCGACAATCGCTATTCGAAAATTTCAAGCGTGAGATTGAGCTGCTTTACAGGCTGCACCACCCAAACGTCGTCCGGGTATTCAATCACTATTTGTACCCGGTGCAGCATTCAGGCATTATCTTGATGGAGCATATTGACGGGCTCGAGATTAGCGACTATGTCAAGGCTGAGCCAGCTTCTATAGCGGATCTTTTTAGGCAAGCCGTCGATGGGTTCACTTACCTTGAGTCACGCGGGGTGCTCCACCGTGACATTCGCGAGGCAAACTTGATGGTCACAGCAGAGGGAGTGCTAAAGATAATCGACCTTGGATTTGGAAAGGCTATCGAAAGCCAAAGCGACTTCAACAAGTCAATATCCCTCAACTGGTGGTGCGAGAAGCCGTATGACTTCACCGATTCAACATACGACTTCTGCACCGAAGCATATTTTGTCGGAATGCTGTTTGAAAAGCTTCTCTCCGATGCGGGGACGGATACATTTGAGTATTCAGAGACGCTCGACTCCATGAAGCAGAGGAGTCGGCACGGCCGCATCAAGAGTTTTGCCGAAGCGAAGCAGCGAATACAAGCTGCAACAATGTCCGACAGTGCGTTTAGCGACGAAGACAAGGCTGCATACCGGGCGTTTTCATCCGCTGCACGGAAGCACATCGCTTCGATCGAGGGTGGATGCAAGTACAACATGGACACTTCGGCAGTTGTGAAAAAAATTCGGCAAGCGTATCAAGCGGTGATGCTTGAGGAAGAAATCCCAAACTGTCAAGATGTTATGACTGCTCTCCTTAACGGACAGTTCAGATTCTTCCCTCAAGGCTTTCCGGTTAGGGCGCTCAAAGACTTTGTTGAGCTTGCTGGGCGATGTGATGACCATAAACGGCGGGTCTTGCTTTCAAACCTTTACAATGCGCTCGACACGGTGCAGCGAACTGAGCCTCAGCCGCCGCCGACTGATGATTCGGATATCCCGTTCTGA